The following nucleotide sequence is from Halogeometricum borinquense DSM 11551.
TCCGTGATCTGGTAGACGGTTCCGCCGTCACCGACGATTCGTGCCATCCCGACGACCTCGCGTCCGTCGCCGCTCTCGCTCCCGGATTCCACGCGGACGCCGAAGACGGAGTTCGGCAGGCCGCGTCGGACACCGTCGAGACTGCGGGGTGACATCCCGGCCGCTTCGCGGAGGGCGCAAAACGTCTCTGCGTCGGGAACGTCGCGGACGAGTTCGTAGTCGTTGTCCATGTCTGGGCGTCACGGTGGGAGCGCAAGACAATTTGCATCCGGGCGAACCGCCGACCTTTTGCCGGTTGTTCGCGGACAGTTGGTCGATGGCTGACGACTCTGGGTCTCGAATCCCTGTGTACGTCCGCGACACTCTCCAAACTCTCGCGGCCGTCGTTTTCGTGGGTCTCCTCCTGTTTGCCCTCACGGGCGTCTGGCCGCCGATGGTCGCCGTCGAAAGCGGAAGCATGGAACCGCATATCGACACCGGCGACATGGTGGTCGTCTCCGACGCCGGTCGCTTCTCCGGCGCGTCTGCCGACGAACATGGTATCGTCACGTACGCCGAATCCGACGGCTACTCCCGGTTCTCCGGCAAAGGTGACGTGATCGTCTACATGCCGCCCGAGCGGACGGGATCACCAATCATCCACCGCGCGCGGTTCTACGTCGAGAGCGGTGAGAACTGGTACGACAGGGCCGCTCCCGACGCTATCGCGCCGGGAATCGACAACTGCGACGAACTGACGAACTGTCCGGCCCCGAACGCAGGCTACATCACGAAAGGTGACAACGTGAGACAGTACGATCAGGCCCGCGGTCTCGCACGGCCGGTCAAGCCCGAGTGGGTCCGCGCGAAAGCACAGGTCCGCGTTCCCTTCCTCGGGTGGGTCCGACTCGCTATTGCCGGCAAAGCCTGAGACCGACGTGCGAACCCGTCACTTCTCTCCGGTTCGTTGCTCGAATAGCTGTTCTG
It contains:
- a CDS encoding GNAT family N-acetyltransferase, giving the protein MDNDYELVRDVPDAETFCALREAAGMSPRSLDGVRRGLPNSVFGVRVESGSESGDGREVVGMARIVGDGGTVYQITDMVVHPEHQGEGLGTAMMDELVAYLDREAPEYAYVNLMADVDGFYERWGFEPTAPASRGMYRRIGGDGGSEGDE
- a CDS encoding S26 family signal peptidase, which gives rise to MADDSGSRIPVYVRDTLQTLAAVVFVGLLLFALTGVWPPMVAVESGSMEPHIDTGDMVVVSDAGRFSGASADEHGIVTYAESDGYSRFSGKGDVIVYMPPERTGSPIIHRARFYVESGENWYDRAAPDAIAPGIDNCDELTNCPAPNAGYITKGDNVRQYDQARGLARPVKPEWVRAKAQVRVPFLGWVRLAIAGKA